One Sphingomonas sabuli genomic region harbors:
- a CDS encoding NAD(P)/FAD-dependent oxidoreductase: MGGGVAGLSAAAALSADARVVVLEAEDAPGFHSSGRSATMLHYALGNPLVRALTLASRGTFEDPPTGFTDVPLGRRMPVLVHARAPETAELDALEAAIAPFAALDRAGPAEIAALCPALKTGEGGAVAALVDRNGLRLDPHALLQAYVRTLRRNGGTLVPGARAAAIVRRSGHWQVATDRGGTFEAPLLVNAAGAWADGIAAMAGVAPVGLTPLRRTIITFDAPDGADRWPFVKTVGEELYFAPESGRLLASPMDEVPSAPCDAQPDEEDVALAAYRVEQRTTLQVRRIAHKWAGLRTFAPDRVPVVGFAPGADGFFWLAGQGGFGLQTAPVMARIATALATGAAWPADGIDPAALDPARFGQAA, translated from the coding sequence ATCGGCGGCGGTGTCGCCGGCCTGTCCGCCGCGGCCGCGCTCAGCGCCGATGCGCGGGTCGTGGTGCTGGAAGCCGAAGATGCGCCCGGTTTCCATTCCTCCGGCCGCAGCGCCACCATGCTGCACTACGCGCTCGGCAATCCTCTCGTCCGGGCCCTGACGCTCGCCAGCCGCGGCACGTTCGAAGATCCGCCCACGGGCTTCACCGACGTTCCGCTCGGTCGCCGGATGCCGGTACTGGTCCATGCCCGCGCTCCGGAAACCGCCGAACTCGACGCGCTGGAAGCCGCCATCGCGCCCTTTGCCGCGCTGGACCGCGCCGGCCCGGCGGAGATCGCCGCGCTCTGCCCGGCGCTGAAGACCGGGGAGGGCGGGGCGGTCGCCGCTCTGGTCGACCGCAACGGCCTCCGCCTCGACCCGCACGCCTTGCTGCAGGCTTATGTGCGGACTCTCCGCCGCAACGGCGGCACGCTCGTGCCCGGCGCCCGTGCCGCCGCCATCGTCCGCCGGTCCGGCCACTGGCAGGTCGCCACCGATCGCGGCGGCACGTTCGAAGCCCCGCTGCTGGTCAACGCCGCGGGCGCCTGGGCGGACGGCATCGCCGCCATGGCCGGCGTCGCGCCGGTCGGGCTGACCCCGCTCCGCCGGACGATCATCACCTTCGACGCCCCGGACGGCGCGGACCGCTGGCCGTTCGTGAAGACCGTCGGCGAAGAACTCTATTTCGCGCCCGAATCCGGCCGCCTGTTAGCCTCGCCGATGGACGAGGTGCCAAGCGCCCCCTGCGACGCGCAGCCGGACGAGGAAGATGTCGCGCTGGCCGCCTATCGCGTGGAGCAGCGCACCACGCTGCAGGTCCGGCGCATCGCGCACAAATGGGCGGGCCTGCGCACCTTCGCGCCGGACCGCGTGCCCGTCGTCGGCTTCGCGCCCGGCGCGGACGGCTTTTTCTGGCTGGCCGGCCAGGGCGGCTTCGGCCTCCAGACCGCGCCGGTCATGGCGCGCATTGCTACGGCGCTGGCGACCGGCGCCGCCTGGCCCGCCGACGGGATCGACCCCGCGGCCCTAGACCCCGCCCGCTTCGGGCAGGCGGCATAG
- a CDS encoding YbaK/EbsC family protein: MSLESVRAWLEAQAPDLRLIETEALTSTVDEAAAALGVEPGRIAKSLAVRAGSQVFLLVTRGDSRLDNRKCKAAFGARPRMLGAEEAFELTGHRVGGVCPFGLATPLPVYLDVSLQAFATVYPAGGSLNTSVEVATERLFALVGERWVDLCRLPEAGGV, encoded by the coding sequence ATGAGCCTGGAGTCGGTGCGCGCGTGGCTGGAGGCGCAGGCGCCGGACCTGCGGCTGATCGAGACCGAGGCGCTGACCTCCACCGTCGACGAGGCGGCCGCGGCGCTGGGCGTCGAGCCGGGGCGGATCGCCAAGAGCCTGGCGGTGCGCGCCGGAAGCCAAGTGTTCCTGCTGGTCACCCGGGGCGACAGCCGGCTCGACAACCGCAAGTGCAAGGCGGCGTTTGGCGCGCGGCCGCGCATGCTGGGCGCGGAGGAGGCATTCGAACTGACCGGGCACAGGGTCGGCGGGGTGTGCCCGTTCGGGCTGGCCACGCCGCTGCCGGTGTATTTGGACGTGTCGTTGCAGGCGTTCGCCACGGTCTATCCGGCAGGCGGGTCGCTCAATACCTCGGTCGAAGTGGCGACGGAGCGGCTGTTCGCACTGGTCGGCGAGCGCTGGGTCGACCTATGCCGCCTGCCCGAAGCGGGCGGGGTCTAG
- a CDS encoding secondary thiamine-phosphate synthase enzyme YjbQ, translating to MKQANGTLAVRAPRPGLFEITGQLQQWLDSARIGDGLLTIFCAHTSASLLIQENAAPAARRDLEAYFARIAPQGESLYTHDDEGPDDMPAHLRTALTQTQLAVPVRGGRLALGTWQGVFLFEHRNGTPQRRIELHLVGEGE from the coding sequence TTGAAGCAGGCCAATGGCACGCTGGCCGTGCGGGCGCCGCGGCCGGGCCTGTTCGAGATCACCGGCCAGCTTCAGCAATGGCTCGACTCGGCGCGGATCGGCGACGGGCTGCTGACAATTTTCTGCGCGCACACGTCGGCGTCGCTGCTAATTCAGGAAAACGCGGCCCCCGCGGCGCGGCGCGACCTCGAGGCCTATTTCGCGCGCATCGCGCCGCAGGGCGAGTCGCTTTACACGCATGATGACGAGGGACCGGACGACATGCCGGCGCACCTGCGCACGGCGCTGACGCAGACGCAGCTGGCAGTGCCGGTGCGCGGCGGGCGGCTGGCGCTGGGCACGTGGCAGGGCGTGTTCCTGTTCGAGCATCGCAACGGGACGCCGCAGCGACGGATCGAACTGCATCTGGTCGGCGAGGGCGAATGA
- a CDS encoding EAL domain-containing protein, translating to MRTHEKSPSGSRPWRTLLWIAIAGLIFGALGAGEIAEDPLRGTRNRFHMHKASGDIVVVKMDEAANTLVGRIPPWPRSDYARMTDALTKAGAKRILFDVKFYGKTSPAEDRAFADALRRSGRATLAVRGPSRSGREGRDLELPPLPEFAEHAGLGSINWYYNYQNAVWDLPFAAKTAGGVIPSFSAILSGQRGGVGESFPVDYSIDPTSIPTVSAADVLRGDNLAARIAGKDVLIGTTTDSGGDMYFVPGVGQMGGVFIHAVGAETLRAGRPVDAGWVPAFLLALLLSGYALVRARERQQLLLAAAGVALVLLAPVALESRLIFVDMVPALFVMILTSSVLLRWRFNRRGLVDPISGLPNLTALKSYRGRDQALIVARILNYAEVVAALPPNSESSLVDQIVTRLSVGAPERTFFQGDDGIFAWFDEPGKPFGHHLEALHALFRTPVRVNGMSIDLSVSFGVEIGSGRSMANRLGSALLAAEEAAHDGLKWKYHDPDSLQDASWKLSMLSQLDEAVDRGEVWVAFQPKVDLKSRRIIGAEALARWTHPEKGPIAAAEFVAAAEQNDRIGKLTAFVLDRSIGFAAGLTRGGREFDMSVNLSGRLLSDKALVGRIAILLERHGLEARHLTLELTETAAIAGSGNALDMLIQLRELGVNISIDDYGTGLSTLDYLKKVPASEIKIDQSFVRGMVENRSERLMVASTIALAHSLGRQVVAEGVETREALDILAEMECDIVQGYITGRPMSMDSLRRRLSSERSARVA from the coding sequence GTGCGCACACATGAGAAATCTCCTTCCGGCTCGCGGCCGTGGCGGACCCTGCTTTGGATTGCCATTGCGGGACTGATCTTCGGCGCGCTCGGCGCCGGGGAGATCGCCGAGGATCCCCTGCGCGGCACGCGCAACAGATTCCACATGCACAAGGCCAGCGGCGACATCGTCGTGGTCAAGATGGACGAAGCGGCCAACACGCTGGTCGGGCGCATCCCGCCGTGGCCGCGCAGCGATTATGCGCGGATGACCGACGCCCTGACCAAGGCGGGGGCCAAGCGCATCCTGTTCGACGTCAAATTCTACGGCAAGACCTCGCCCGCCGAGGACCGGGCTTTTGCCGACGCCTTGCGCCGGTCGGGCCGAGCGACGCTGGCGGTGCGCGGTCCGTCCCGGTCGGGCCGCGAAGGCCGCGACCTCGAACTGCCGCCGCTGCCCGAATTCGCCGAGCATGCCGGGCTGGGCAGCATCAACTGGTATTATAATTACCAGAATGCGGTGTGGGACCTGCCCTTTGCCGCAAAGACGGCGGGCGGCGTGATCCCGTCTTTCTCCGCCATCCTGTCCGGGCAGCGGGGCGGCGTCGGGGAAAGCTTTCCGGTCGATTATTCGATCGATCCGACGAGCATACCGACGGTGTCCGCCGCCGACGTGCTGCGCGGCGACAATCTGGCCGCGCGGATCGCCGGCAAGGACGTCCTCATTGGGACCACCACCGATTCCGGCGGCGACATGTATTTCGTCCCCGGCGTCGGCCAGATGGGCGGCGTATTCATCCATGCCGTCGGCGCCGAGACGCTGCGCGCGGGGCGGCCGGTCGATGCCGGCTGGGTGCCCGCCTTCCTGCTCGCGCTGCTGCTGTCCGGCTATGCCCTGGTCCGCGCGCGGGAGCGGCAGCAGCTGCTGCTCGCGGCCGCGGGCGTCGCGCTGGTCCTGCTGGCGCCGGTGGCGCTGGAAAGCCGGCTGATCTTCGTCGACATGGTCCCGGCGCTGTTCGTGATGATCCTGACCTCGTCGGTGCTGCTGCGCTGGCGGTTCAACCGGCGCGGGCTGGTCGACCCGATTTCCGGCCTGCCCAACCTGACCGCGCTCAAATCCTATCGCGGCCGCGACCAGGCGCTGATCGTCGCCCGGATCCTCAATTACGCCGAAGTTGTCGCCGCCCTGCCGCCGAACAGCGAAAGCTCGCTGGTCGACCAGATCGTCACCCGCCTGTCGGTCGGCGCGCCCGAACGCACCTTCTTCCAGGGCGACGACGGCATTTTCGCGTGGTTCGACGAGCCCGGCAAGCCGTTCGGCCATCACCTTGAAGCGCTGCACGCGCTGTTCCGCACTCCGGTCCGGGTCAACGGCATGTCGATCGACCTGTCGGTCAGCTTCGGCGTGGAGATCGGCAGCGGCCGGTCGATGGCCAACCGGCTGGGCAGCGCTCTGCTGGCCGCGGAAGAAGCCGCGCACGACGGGCTGAAGTGGAAATATCACGACCCGGATTCGCTCCAGGACGCGTCGTGGAAGCTGTCGATGCTCAGCCAGCTCGACGAAGCGGTCGACCGCGGCGAAGTGTGGGTCGCGTTCCAGCCCAAGGTCGATCTGAAAAGCCGGCGGATCATCGGTGCCGAGGCGCTGGCCCGCTGGACGCACCCGGAAAAGGGCCCGATCGCGGCCGCCGAATTCGTTGCCGCGGCCGAACAGAATGACCGGATCGGCAAGCTCACCGCCTTCGTGCTCGACCGGTCGATCGGCTTTGCCGCCGGGCTGACCCGCGGCGGGCGGGAATTCGACATGTCGGTCAACCTGTCCGGGCGCCTGCTGTCCGACAAGGCGCTGGTCGGGCGGATCGCCATCCTGCTGGAACGGCACGGGCTGGAAGCCCGCCACCTGACGCTGGAGCTGACCGAGACCGCGGCCATCGCCGGCAGCGGCAACGCGCTCGACATGCTGATCCAGCTGCGCGAGCTGGGCGTGAACATCTCGATCGACGATTACGGCACCGGCCTGTCGACGCTGGACTATCTGAAGAAGGTCCCGGCGAGCGAGATCAAGATCGACCAGAGCTTCGTCCGCGGGATGGTCGAGAACCGCAGCGAGCGGCTGATGGTCGCATCGACCATCGCGCTGGCCCATTCGCTTGGCCGGCAGGTGGTCGCAGAAGGCGTCGAAACGCGCGAGGCGCTCGACATCCTGGCCGAAATGGAATGCGACATCGTGCAGGGCTATATCACCGGCCGGCCGATGAGCATGGACAGCCTGCGCCGGCGGCTGTCGTCCGAACGATCCGCCCGGGTCGCCTAA
- a CDS encoding NAD(P) transhydrogenase subunit alpha translates to MDFISILSIFVLACFVGYYVVWSVTPALHTPLMSVTNAISSVIIVGALIAAASAASPAAKWLGLLGVVLASINIFGGFAVTARMLAMYKKKERPAPQGGKTDA, encoded by the coding sequence ATGGACTTCATTTCGATCCTGTCGATCTTCGTCCTGGCCTGTTTCGTCGGCTATTACGTGGTCTGGTCGGTGACCCCGGCGCTGCACACCCCGCTGATGAGCGTCACCAACGCCATCTCTTCCGTGATCATCGTCGGCGCGCTGATTGCCGCGGCCTCCGCCGCAAGCCCGGCGGCCAAGTGGCTCGGCCTGCTCGGCGTGGTTCTGGCCAGCATCAACATCTTCGGCGGTTTCGCGGTCACCGCGCGCATGCTGGCGATGTACAAGAAGAAAGAACGGCCCGCGCCGCAGGGGGGCAAGACCGATGCATGA
- a CDS encoding NAD(P)(+) transhydrogenase (Re/Si-specific) subunit beta, with the protein MHDAAPTPAWVLLAYLVSGICFILALRGLSSPESSRRGNRAGMLGMAIAVGTTLAVHEIASLLEIVIAIAIGGAIGLITARRIQMTAMPQLVAAFHSLVGLAAVLVGAAAYLNPSAFGITDAAGDILQVSRVEMGLGVAIGAITFSGSVIAFLKLNGNMSGAPILLPARHVINLGLIAAILALIAYFLTDQSPWVFFTVMALSFAIGFLLIIPIGGADMPVVISMLNSYSGWAAAAMGFTLHNSAMIITGALVGSSGAILSYIMCRAMNRSFISVIAGGFGTDSSGGGDAQAIDRPWKRGSAEDAAFLMAQADQVIIVPGYGMAVSQAQHALREMGDMLKEQGVRVKYAIHPVAGRMPGHMNVLLAEANVPYDEVFELEDINSEFAQTDVAFVIGANDVTNPAAKTDKSSPIYGMPVLDVEKARTVLFVKRSMGGVGYAGVDNELFYRDNTMMLLSDAKKMVEEIVKALN; encoded by the coding sequence ATGCATGACGCCGCGCCGACCCCGGCCTGGGTCCTGCTTGCCTATCTCGTCTCGGGCATTTGCTTCATCCTCGCGCTGCGCGGCCTGTCCAGCCCGGAAAGCAGCCGCCGCGGCAATCGCGCCGGCATGCTCGGCATGGCGATCGCGGTGGGCACGACGCTGGCTGTCCATGAAATCGCATCGCTGCTGGAAATCGTCATCGCCATCGCCATCGGCGGCGCCATCGGGCTGATTACCGCCCGGCGGATCCAGATGACGGCGATGCCGCAACTGGTTGCCGCCTTCCACAGCCTCGTCGGCCTCGCCGCGGTGCTGGTCGGCGCGGCCGCCTATCTCAACCCTTCCGCCTTTGGCATTACGGATGCGGCGGGCGACATCCTGCAGGTCAGCCGGGTAGAAATGGGCCTTGGCGTGGCCATCGGCGCGATCACCTTTTCCGGCTCGGTCATCGCCTTCCTGAAGTTGAACGGCAACATGTCGGGCGCGCCGATCCTGCTGCCCGCCCGGCACGTCATCAACCTCGGGCTGATCGCGGCCATCCTGGCCCTGATCGCTTACTTCCTGACCGACCAGTCGCCGTGGGTGTTCTTCACCGTCATGGCCTTGAGCTTCGCCATCGGTTTCCTGCTGATCATTCCCATCGGCGGGGCCGACATGCCGGTCGTGATCTCGATGCTCAACAGCTATTCCGGTTGGGCCGCGGCGGCGATGGGCTTCACCCTGCACAACAGCGCGATGATCATCACCGGCGCTCTCGTCGGCTCGTCGGGCGCGATCCTCAGCTACATCATGTGCCGGGCGATGAACCGCAGCTTCATTTCCGTGATCGCCGGCGGCTTCGGCACTGATAGCTCGGGCGGCGGCGACGCGCAGGCCATCGACCGCCCGTGGAAGCGCGGGTCGGCCGAGGATGCCGCCTTCCTGATGGCGCAGGCGGACCAGGTCATCATCGTGCCTGGCTACGGCATGGCGGTCAGCCAAGCGCAGCATGCGCTGCGCGAAATGGGCGACATGCTAAAAGAACAGGGCGTGCGGGTTAAATATGCCATCCACCCGGTCGCCGGACGCATGCCGGGGCACATGAACGTGCTGCTGGCCGAGGCCAACGTGCCTTATGACGAGGTGTTCGAGCTCGAGGATATCAACAGCGAGTTCGCGCAGACCGATGTCGCCTTCGTCATCGGCGCCAATGACGTCACCAATCCGGCGGCCAAGACCGACAAGAGCTCGCCGATCTACGGCATGCCCGTACTCGACGTCGAAAAGGCGCGCACCGTGCTGTTCGTCAAACGGTCGATGGGCGGGGTCGGCTATGCCGGCGTCGACAATGAACTCTTCTATCGCGACAATACGATGATGCTGCTGTCGGACGCGAAGAAGATGGTGGAAGAGATTGTAAAGGCTTTGAATTAG
- the ctlX gene encoding citrulline utilization hydrolase CtlX has translation MDPQSAGTVLLVRPAAFGFNAEAARSNAFARQSARSDVQKAAAAEFDGLAAALDRAGVTVLVLDDTPDPVRPDAVFPNNWVSFHADGTMAVYPMATAPRRAERRTDDVMTLVRGAGFAVERLVDLSDAEAAGHFLEGTGSLILDRPTRRAFANRSERTDAATVERFDAALGYRTHLFDAFDPDGRAIYHTNVLLSLGTGFAVLCREAVAEADRAKLVEAIEAGGRTIVEMSFAQLQQFGCNLIELRGKGGPVIALSQTALASLRPDQVRQLETYGELVPAAIPTIEAVGGGSVRCMIAEVHLPRG, from the coding sequence ATGGATCCGCAATCGGCCGGTACCGTCCTGCTTGTCCGACCGGCAGCGTTCGGCTTCAACGCCGAGGCCGCCCGGTCCAACGCCTTTGCCCGCCAGTCGGCACGGTCCGACGTGCAGAAAGCCGCCGCCGCCGAGTTCGACGGCCTCGCCGCGGCGCTCGACCGTGCCGGCGTCACGGTGCTGGTGCTGGACGACACGCCGGACCCGGTCCGGCCCGACGCGGTGTTTCCCAACAACTGGGTCAGCTTCCACGCCGACGGAACGATGGCCGTCTATCCGATGGCGACCGCGCCGCGACGGGCCGAGCGCCGAACCGATGACGTCATGACGCTGGTCCGCGGCGCCGGTTTTGCGGTCGAGCGGCTGGTCGACCTGAGCGACGCCGAGGCCGCCGGCCACTTCCTGGAAGGCACCGGCAGCCTGATCCTCGACCGGCCCACCCGCCGGGCCTTCGCCAACCGGAGCGAGCGGACCGACGCGGCGACGGTCGAGCGGTTCGATGCGGCGCTGGGATACCGGACGCACCTGTTCGACGCCTTCGATCCCGATGGCCGGGCGATCTATCACACCAACGTCCTGCTCAGCCTTGGCACCGGCTTCGCCGTGCTGTGCCGGGAAGCGGTGGCGGAGGCGGACCGGGCGAAGCTGGTCGAGGCGATCGAGGCCGGCGGCCGGACGATAGTCGAGATGAGCTTCGCCCAGTTGCAGCAATTTGGCTGCAACCTGATCGAGCTGCGCGGCAAAGGCGGGCCAGTCATCGCCTTGTCGCAGACCGCGCTGGCAAGCCTGCGGCCGGACCAGGTGCGGCAGCTGGAGACCTATGGCGAGCTGGTCCCCGCGGCGATTCCGACGATCGAGGCGGTAGGCGGCGGCAGCGTCCGTTGCATGATCGCCGAAGTGCATTTGCCGCGAGGCTAA
- a CDS encoding aspartate/glutamate racemase family protein produces the protein MRKLGIIGGTSWSSTALYYDHINRAVARRLGGLHSARLGIESLDLAPVAEMEFAGDWDGVAGLMSQAAVNLAKGGADGLLIASNTGHKVFGAVAASVKVPLLHIADATADALAADGRTRVALLGTRFTMTEPHVRSRLEERGIALAPIEPKWIEEVDRIIFEELAAGRVIRDSQRKLKTLIAEIARQRVQAVVLGCTELVMAVDTRANTVPVYDTTAIHARAAVEWMLAEEEQARAAA, from the coding sequence TTGCGCAAGCTCGGCATCATCGGCGGCACCAGCTGGTCCTCGACCGCGCTTTATTACGACCATATCAACCGCGCCGTGGCGCGCCGGCTCGGCGGGCTGCACAGCGCCCGGCTGGGCATTGAAAGCCTTGACCTCGCACCGGTCGCGGAGATGGAATTCGCCGGGGACTGGGACGGCGTCGCGGGACTGATGTCGCAGGCTGCGGTCAACCTTGCCAAGGGCGGCGCCGACGGCCTGCTGATCGCGTCCAATACCGGCCACAAGGTTTTCGGCGCGGTCGCGGCCAGCGTGAAGGTGCCGCTGCTGCATATCGCCGACGCCACGGCCGACGCGCTCGCCGCCGACGGCCGCACCCGCGTCGCCTTGCTCGGCACGCGTTTCACCATGACCGAACCGCACGTCCGCTCCCGGCTCGAAGAGCGCGGCATCGCGCTGGCGCCGATCGAGCCCAAGTGGATCGAAGAGGTCGACCGCATCATTTTCGAAGAACTGGCCGCCGGCCGGGTGATCCGCGACAGCCAGCGCAAGCTCAAGACCCTGATCGCCGAAATCGCGCGGCAGCGGGTGCAGGCCGTAGTGCTCGGCTGCACCGAACTGGTCATGGCAGTGGACACTCGCGCTAACACCGTGCCGGTTTACGACACTACGGCAATCCATGCCCGCGCCGCGGTCGAGTGGATGCTGGCGGAAGAGGAGCAAGCCCGCGCCGCGGCGTGA
- a CDS encoding glycoside hydrolase family 16 protein translates to MRTLPLLLAAAFGATAASAQQPQPQPRLIFADEFDGQALDRSKWNVIGPDFWVNNEQQAYVDSDKTIHIDQGVDGASGGVLTLQPQWQPGYATPSGRKADFISGRIDTRGKFDFAYGRAEARIRMTDHVGVWPAWWMLGNGKWPDTGEIDIMEYVGARDWTGVAVHGPGYSGDRGPVNRYYFRKGEPDVTGWHVYAVDWTPDQLTFLVDGNVAFTVPRATIEHDNKWVFDDKTHLILNFAVGGVYPEKVNNIRKPYAGVPQATVDAIKRGEPRMHVDWVRVWQGADARPN, encoded by the coding sequence ATGAGAACGCTCCCATTGCTCCTCGCCGCCGCCTTCGGCGCCACCGCCGCTTCCGCCCAGCAGCCGCAGCCGCAGCCACGGCTGATCTTCGCCGACGAATTCGACGGCCAGGCGCTCGACCGGTCCAAGTGGAACGTCATCGGCCCGGATTTCTGGGTCAACAACGAACAGCAGGCCTATGTCGACAGCGACAAGACGATCCACATCGACCAGGGCGTCGACGGTGCAAGCGGCGGTGTGCTGACCCTGCAGCCGCAATGGCAGCCCGGCTATGCCACGCCCTCGGGCCGCAAGGCGGATTTCATCTCCGGCCGGATCGACACAAGGGGCAAGTTCGACTTCGCATACGGCCGCGCCGAGGCCCGCATCCGGATGACCGACCATGTCGGCGTGTGGCCGGCATGGTGGATGCTGGGCAACGGCAAGTGGCCGGACACCGGCGAAATCGACATCATGGAATATGTCGGCGCCCGCGACTGGACCGGCGTCGCCGTCCACGGCCCGGGCTATTCCGGCGATCGCGGACCGGTGAACCGATATTATTTCCGCAAGGGCGAGCCCGACGTCACCGGCTGGCACGTCTATGCGGTGGATTGGACGCCGGACCAGCTGACGTTCCTGGTCGACGGCAACGTCGCCTTCACCGTGCCCCGCGCCACCATCGAACATGACAACAAGTGGGTGTTCGACGACAAGACCCACCTGATCCTCAACTTCGCCGTAGGCGGAGTCTATCCGGAAAAGGTCAACAACATCCGCAAGCCCTATGCCGGCGTGCCGCAAGCGACGGTCGACGCGATCAAGCGCGGCGAACCCCGTATGCATGTCGATTGGGTGCGGGTCTGGCAGGGAGCGGACGCACGCCCTAATTGA
- the uvrC gene encoding excinuclease ABC subunit UvrC, giving the protein MSKADRPDHPRAAERFNEDAATYTVRGSDKPDLDAGVAAIRSVVRTLPVRPGVYRMQDARGDVLYVGKARALKNRVTNYTQVAKLPKRLQRMVSQTRSMTIVTTRTEAEALLLEAQLIKRFRPPYNVLLRDDKSFPFILLREDHAFPRVQKHRGARRSKGQYYGPFASAGSVTRTLNALQKLFLLRSCSDSFFETRSRPCLLYQIRRCSAPCVGRISESDYDELVKDAKAFLAGRSTGVQERLGKQMAAAADKQDYELAAVYRDRLRALTYIQGSQTVHSEGLGDADVFALACKGGTVSIQAFFIRGGQNWGHRAFFPAHTNDIPEAEVLSAFLMQFYEEVPPPRRILVDREITDRELIEEALCERAERKVAIEQPRRGPRAKLIEQARRNAIEALDRRMAETATQTRVLRELAETFELAEPPKRIEVYDNSHIMGTNATGAMIVAGPEGFRKTNYRKFNIKSAQTNDDFGMMREVLTRRFARLEKEDPDREKGDWPDLVLIDGGKGQLNAVLAIMEEQGVSDVPVVGVAKGPHHGREGREVFHMAGGREFTLPTNSALLFYLQRLRDEAHRFAIGTHRAKRAKSLTTSTLDDVPGIGPNRKRALLMHFGTARAVKGAALEDLERAPGISKTMARQLYDHFHPAG; this is encoded by the coding sequence GTGAGCAAGGCCGACCGTCCCGACCATCCCCGCGCTGCCGAGCGGTTTAACGAAGACGCCGCCACCTACACGGTGCGCGGGTCGGACAAGCCCGACCTCGATGCCGGCGTAGCCGCGATCCGGTCGGTGGTGCGTACGCTGCCGGTCCGCCCCGGCGTCTATCGCATGCAGGATGCTCGCGGCGACGTCCTCTACGTCGGCAAGGCGCGGGCGCTGAAGAACCGGGTGACCAATTACACTCAGGTCGCCAAGCTGCCCAAGCGGCTGCAGCGCATGGTGTCGCAGACCAGGTCGATGACGATCGTTACGACGCGCACGGAGGCCGAGGCGCTGCTGCTGGAAGCGCAGCTGATCAAGCGGTTCCGGCCACCGTACAACGTCCTCCTGCGCGACGACAAAAGCTTCCCCTTCATCCTTCTGCGCGAGGATCATGCGTTCCCTCGGGTGCAGAAACATCGCGGCGCGCGACGCAGCAAGGGGCAATATTACGGCCCGTTCGCAAGCGCTGGATCGGTCACTCGAACGCTTAACGCGCTGCAGAAGCTGTTCCTGCTACGCAGTTGTTCCGACAGCTTTTTCGAAACGCGATCCCGGCCGTGCCTTCTCTATCAAATTCGTCGCTGTTCGGCGCCTTGCGTGGGGCGGATTTCGGAAAGCGATTATGACGAGCTGGTCAAGGACGCGAAGGCCTTTCTCGCCGGGCGCTCGACCGGCGTGCAGGAACGGCTGGGCAAGCAGATGGCTGCCGCCGCCGACAAGCAGGATTATGAGCTGGCGGCGGTCTATCGCGACCGGCTGCGCGCGCTGACCTACATCCAGGGATCGCAGACCGTACATAGCGAAGGGCTGGGCGATGCCGACGTCTTCGCGCTGGCCTGCAAGGGCGGGACGGTGTCGATCCAGGCCTTCTTCATTCGCGGTGGACAGAATTGGGGGCATCGCGCCTTCTTCCCGGCGCACACCAACGACATTCCCGAAGCCGAGGTACTGTCGGCATTCCTGATGCAATTCTACGAGGAAGTGCCGCCGCCCCGGCGCATCCTGGTCGACCGGGAAATCACCGATCGCGAGCTGATCGAGGAAGCGCTGTGCGAGCGCGCCGAGCGCAAGGTGGCAATCGAGCAGCCAAGGCGCGGGCCGCGGGCCAAGCTGATCGAGCAGGCGCGGCGGAACGCGATCGAGGCGCTGGACCGGCGCATGGCGGAAACGGCGACGCAGACGCGGGTGCTGCGCGAGCTGGCCGAGACGTTCGAGCTGGCGGAGCCGCCCAAGCGGATCGAGGTCTACGACAACAGCCACATCATGGGCACTAACGCGACCGGCGCAATGATCGTCGCCGGGCCAGAGGGCTTTCGCAAGACCAACTATCGCAAGTTCAACATCAAATCGGCGCAGACCAACGACGACTTCGGGATGATGCGCGAAGTGCTGACCCGCCGCTTCGCCCGGCTGGAGAAAGAGGATCCCGACCGGGAAAAGGGCGACTGGCCGGACCTGGTGCTGATCGACGGCGGCAAGGGGCAATTGAACGCCGTCCTGGCGATCATGGAAGAGCAGGGCGTCAGCGACGTGCCGGTGGTCGGCGTCGCCAAGGGCCCGCATCACGGGCGCGAGGGTCGCGAAGTCTTTCACATGGCCGGCGGGCGCGAGTTCACGCTGCCGACCAATTCGGCCTTGCTGTTTTATCTGCAGCGGCTGCGCGACGAAGCGCACCGCTTCGCCATCGGTACCCACCGGGCCAAGCGGGCCAAGAGCCTGACGACCTCGACGCTTGACGATGTCCCCGGCATCGGGCCCAACCGCAAGCGCGCATTGCTGATGCACTTCGGTACGGCGCGGGCGGTCAAGGGCGCCGCGCTGGAAGATCTTGAGCGGGCGCCGGGAATTTCCAAGACGATGGCGCGCCAGCTTTACGATCACTTTCACCCGGCCGGGTAG